One window from the genome of Amycolatopsis sp. NBC_01480 encodes:
- a CDS encoding ABC transporter ATP-binding protein, which yields MTELVFDAVSVRYGGRRGLTAVDQTSLTVPSGQVVGLVGESGSGKSTLARAAVGLAPVSSGQVRLGGVDVRRLPRRRPLQMVFQDPYSSLDPRMSVGESIAEAIGRDVLTGRAARRAEVARLLELVNLDPDRAGQRPGQLSGGQRQRVALARALAGRPEVLIADEITSALDVSVQGAVLNLVRSVQRQLGLSMLFISHNLAVVRYVSDLVAVMYLGRIVEAGPAEQVLTEPRHPYTRDLLAAAPSAHRSLFDVGADEPGEIADAEPADPHHPPGGCRYHTRCPVGPLVRDDRQLCLRADPAEDAAHRPHSAACHFSEDQSHPTAISRGASA from the coding sequence ATGACCGAGCTCGTCTTCGACGCCGTGAGCGTGCGGTACGGCGGCCGGCGCGGCCTGACCGCGGTCGACCAGACCAGCCTCACCGTCCCGTCCGGACAGGTCGTCGGCCTGGTCGGGGAATCGGGCTCGGGGAAGTCGACGCTCGCTCGCGCGGCGGTCGGGCTGGCCCCGGTCAGTTCAGGCCAGGTGCGGCTCGGCGGGGTGGACGTGCGGCGGCTGCCGCGGCGGCGGCCGTTGCAGATGGTGTTCCAGGATCCGTATTCCTCTTTGGACCCGCGGATGAGCGTCGGCGAGTCGATTGCCGAGGCGATCGGCCGGGACGTGCTGACCGGCCGGGCCGCGCGGCGGGCCGAGGTGGCGCGGCTGCTGGAACTGGTCAACCTCGACCCGGACCGGGCCGGGCAGCGGCCCGGGCAGCTCTCCGGCGGGCAGCGTCAGCGCGTGGCCCTGGCCCGGGCGCTGGCGGGGCGGCCGGAGGTGCTGATCGCGGACGAGATCACCTCCGCCCTCGACGTCTCGGTGCAGGGCGCGGTGCTCAACCTGGTGCGGTCCGTGCAGCGGCAGCTCGGCCTGTCGATGCTGTTCATCTCGCACAACCTCGCCGTGGTGCGCTACGTCAGCGACCTGGTCGCCGTGATGTACCTGGGCCGTATCGTCGAGGCCGGGCCCGCGGAGCAGGTGCTCACCGAGCCGCGGCATCCCTACACCCGCGATCTGCTCGCCGCGGCGCCGTCGGCCCACCGGTCCCTGTTCGACGTCGGCGCGGACGAGCCGGGCGAGATCGCCGACGCGGAGCCCGCCGACCCGCACCACCCGCCCGGCGGCTGCCGTTACCACACCCGTTGCCCGGTCGGCCCGCTCGTGCGGGACGACCGCCAGCTCTGCCTCCGGGCGGACCCGGCCGAGGACGCGGCCCACCGGCCGCACTCCGCGGCCTGCCACTTCAGCGAGGATCAGTCCCACCCGACCGCGATCTCCCGAGGAGCCAGCGCATGA
- a CDS encoding dipeptide/oligopeptide/nickel ABC transporter permease/ATP-binding protein, translating to MNRRATVPAVTDPTAILGETGGGEQAPRPPASGRIGNWLAALRTPLGAFSAALLVLVLVLAVLAPVLWSGDASAVDTNAISQGPSAAHWAGTDELGRDILYRVLVATRLSIVLALLAMVLGVVAGLVLGTLPSVLPRPLGRLLIAAVNIAVAFPGLLLVLFFSVIFGVGTRGAVLAVGFALAPAFARLAQTMAASVAGRDFVAAARVAGAGRIRLLFRHILPNIAEPLVVNATIGAGSALLAFSGLSFLGIGVQAPDYDWGRLLGEGLNGIYLNPVAALAPGVAVVLAGLAFNLAGETVAGVVGVRTRARRLRPAPVVVRREDTPAEHEDAVLVVENLQVAFPGPAGWTVPVRGVSFSVGAGEAVGVVGESGSGKSLTGLAVARLIEAPGVVTADRLEFAGRPVLTTPERELRGLLGTSLAMVFQDPMTSFNPARRIGRQLAEVSEQHQGLSRADAFARAVDRLRAVRIPAARRRARQYPHEFSGGMRQRAMIGMGLMGDPRLIIADEPTTALDVTVQRQLLRLLARTRAERGTAIVLISHDIAVVSQTCERILVMYGGRVVEDLPSGTGVTPRHPYTRALLATTLDLETDTAEALPVIPGRPPEPGRMPSGCAFAARCPAVSERCRTEDPVLERVSPAHRVACWYPDGSPVSPPVKQTVTAGGAE from the coding sequence ATGAACCGGCGCGCGACGGTGCCAGCCGTCACCGATCCGACGGCCATCCTCGGCGAAACGGGTGGCGGCGAGCAGGCCCCGCGTCCGCCTGCTTCCGGCCGGATCGGCAACTGGCTCGCGGCCCTGCGCACCCCGCTGGGCGCGTTTTCGGCCGCCCTGCTGGTTTTGGTGCTCGTGCTCGCGGTGCTGGCCCCGGTCCTGTGGTCCGGCGACGCGTCCGCGGTGGACACGAACGCGATCAGCCAGGGCCCGTCGGCGGCGCACTGGGCCGGCACCGACGAACTCGGCCGCGACATCCTCTACCGCGTCCTCGTGGCGACGCGGCTGTCGATCGTGCTGGCCCTGCTCGCGATGGTGCTCGGCGTGGTGGCCGGGCTGGTGCTCGGCACGCTGCCCTCGGTGCTGCCCCGCCCGCTCGGCCGGCTGTTGATCGCCGCGGTGAACATCGCGGTCGCGTTCCCGGGGCTGCTGCTGGTGTTGTTCTTCTCGGTCATCTTCGGGGTGGGCACGCGGGGCGCGGTGCTGGCGGTCGGTTTCGCGCTGGCGCCGGCGTTCGCGCGGCTGGCGCAGACGATGGCCGCTTCGGTCGCCGGCCGTGATTTCGTGGCCGCCGCGCGGGTCGCCGGGGCCGGCCGGATCCGGTTGCTGTTCCGGCATATCCTGCCCAACATCGCGGAGCCGCTGGTGGTCAACGCCACCATCGGCGCCGGGAGCGCGCTGCTCGCGTTCTCCGGGCTGTCGTTCCTCGGGATCGGCGTGCAGGCGCCCGACTACGACTGGGGCCGGCTGCTCGGCGAGGGGCTCAACGGGATCTACCTCAACCCGGTGGCGGCGCTCGCGCCCGGCGTCGCCGTGGTGCTGGCCGGCCTCGCGTTCAACCTGGCCGGCGAGACGGTCGCCGGGGTGGTCGGCGTGCGGACCCGCGCCCGTCGGCTCAGGCCGGCGCCGGTGGTCGTGCGGCGCGAGGACACCCCGGCGGAGCACGAAGACGCCGTGCTGGTGGTGGAAAACCTGCAGGTCGCGTTCCCCGGCCCGGCCGGGTGGACGGTGCCGGTGCGGGGCGTGAGCTTCAGCGTCGGCGCGGGTGAGGCGGTCGGCGTCGTCGGGGAGTCCGGTTCGGGCAAGAGCCTGACGGGGCTCGCGGTGGCCCGGCTGATCGAGGCCCCCGGCGTGGTCACGGCGGACCGGCTGGAGTTCGCCGGCCGCCCGGTGCTGACGACGCCGGAGCGCGAGCTGCGCGGACTGCTCGGCACGTCGCTGGCCATGGTGTTCCAGGACCCGATGACCTCGTTCAACCCGGCCCGGCGGATCGGCCGTCAGCTCGCGGAGGTTTCCGAACAGCACCAAGGGCTTTCGCGCGCCGACGCGTTCGCCCGGGCCGTCGACCGGTTGCGCGCGGTGCGGATCCCGGCGGCGCGGCGGCGGGCCCGGCAGTACCCGCACGAGTTCTCCGGCGGGATGCGCCAGCGCGCGATGATCGGCATGGGCCTGATGGGCGACCCGCGGCTGATCATCGCCGACGAGCCCACCACGGCCCTGGACGTCACCGTGCAGCGGCAGCTGCTGCGCCTCCTGGCGCGGACCCGGGCCGAACGGGGCACCGCGATCGTGCTGATCAGCCACGACATCGCGGTCGTTTCCCAGACCTGCGAACGGATCCTGGTCATGTACGGCGGACGGGTGGTGGAAGACCTGCCGTCCGGCACCGGCGTGACCCCGCGCCATCCGTACACCCGCGCCCTGCTGGCCACGACGCTGGACCTCGAGACCGACACCGCCGAGGCGCTCCCGGTGATCCCCGGTCGCCCACCGGAACCGGGTCGCATGCCGTCGGGCTGTGCGTTCGCTGCTCGCTGCCCTGCGGTGAGTGAGCGGTGTCGTACTGAGGACCCGGTGTTGGAGCGGGTGAGCCCGGCGCATCGGGTGGCTTGCTGGTATCCGGATGGCTCGCCGGTTTCCCCGCCGGTGAAGCAAACCGTGACCGCCGGAGGTGCGGAATGA